One window of Peteryoungia desertarenae genomic DNA carries:
- a CDS encoding PhzF family phenazine biosynthesis protein, with protein MKTIPFVTVDVFTTERFAGNPLAVITDARGLSDQEMQQIATEFGYSETSFVLPPRDPENTAEVRIFTPVTEIPFAGHPNVGTAYVIANMETLFGRAVDDQLRFEEKGGLVDVMISRNPDGSLAGATIRAPGPLYIGAVIDPAIMAPCINLHPEQINTNHHNPVFASVGLKFILIEVSDIDALSQAASRLEPLEALRTRYASEDCDCATFLYTWIGENHVRARMFAPFDNVIEDPATGSASAALAAFLTTLPSGKDRTKLLVEQGVEMGRRSLIELDVRMFSGAVDHVTIKGSSVEIMKGTLSV; from the coding sequence ATGAAAACCATTCCCTTTGTGACGGTTGATGTCTTTACGACAGAGCGCTTTGCCGGCAATCCGCTTGCCGTCATAACCGATGCACGGGGCCTCAGTGATCAGGAGATGCAACAGATCGCGACCGAGTTCGGCTATTCCGAAACCTCCTTCGTGCTCCCTCCCCGCGATCCCGAAAACACCGCAGAAGTCCGGATCTTCACGCCGGTAACGGAAATACCTTTCGCCGGTCATCCGAATGTCGGCACGGCCTATGTCATTGCCAATATGGAAACCCTGTTTGGCAGGGCTGTAGATGACCAGCTGCGCTTTGAGGAAAAGGGAGGCTTGGTCGATGTCATGATCAGCCGCAATCCGGATGGCAGTCTTGCCGGCGCAACGATCCGTGCGCCCGGTCCGCTCTATATCGGCGCCGTGATCGACCCTGCCATCATGGCGCCCTGCATCAATCTTCATCCGGAGCAGATCAACACAAACCACCACAATCCGGTCTTCGCCTCAGTGGGACTGAAGTTCATTCTGATCGAGGTGAGCGATATCGATGCCCTCAGCCAGGCCGCATCGCGCCTGGAGCCGCTTGAAGCGCTGCGGACGAGGTATGCAAGTGAAGACTGCGACTGCGCCACCTTTCTCTACACCTGGATCGGAGAGAACCACGTCCGGGCGCGCATGTTCGCACCCTTCGACAATGTCATCGAAGACCCGGCCACAGGCAGCGCATCGGCCGCCCTCGCAGCCTTCTTGACCACCCTCCCCTCGGGTAAAGACAGGACAAAGCTCCTTGTCGAGCAGGGCGTGGAAATGGGCCGTCGCAGCCTGATCGAACTGGATGTCCGAATGTTCAGTGGCGCTGTAGATCATGTGACAATCAAAGGATCGAGCGTCGAGATCATGAAAGGCACACTGTCCGTCTGA
- a CDS encoding PACE efflux transporter yields the protein MRTVADRIRHALSFELIGLAMITPLGAWVFSKPLLDIGVVGIGAATLATAWNYLYNLGFDHLMQRFRGTTLKSLKLRIIHAILFELGLLMVLMPFIAWYLEISLWEAFIMDVAFALFYLVYAFVFNWSYDRIFPLPEWEEERVDAEA from the coding sequence ATGCGTACCGTCGCAGACCGTATAAGACATGCCCTGAGTTTCGAGCTGATTGGCCTTGCCATGATCACCCCTCTGGGCGCCTGGGTCTTTTCAAAGCCGTTGCTCGACATCGGCGTTGTCGGCATCGGCGCCGCGACACTCGCGACCGCCTGGAACTATCTCTACAACCTCGGTTTTGACCACCTGATGCAGCGCTTTCGCGGCACGACGCTCAAGAGCCTGAAGCTCAGGATCATCCATGCCATCCTTTTCGAACTCGGCCTGTTGATGGTGCTGATGCCCTTTATCGCCTGGTACCTCGAGATCAGCCTCTGGGAAGCCTTCATCATGGATGTCGCCTTCGCGCTGTTCTACCTGGTCTATGCTTTTGTCTTCAACTGGAGCTATGACCGGATCTTCCCGCTGCCGGAATGGGAAGAAGAGCGTGTTGATGCCGAGGCTTAG
- a CDS encoding MFS transporter yields MSRNLLPVTALLMGTLFLFLGNGLHGLLLPVRGTAEGYSNEVLGLLGTTWAAGFVLGCFFAPKLVMRVGHVRAFSAFVSMIAIIALLTGIIVDSTSWVVLRIITGFCTAGTSMIIESWLNERATNESRGMIFSFYISITLIGVVAGQMLIGVFDTSTTILFMICGIVYCLAIMPTTMSKAVTPQPLNSITLDLKGLYKNSPVSFIGILLIGIANGAYGTLGAVFGARAGLDAATIAIMLSITIFAGALMQFPAGKMSDRTDRRYVLAGLSALAATAALILVAFQPGDPLLMIIFVGVYGAAANALYPIAVAHANDFAKADEFVRVSGGLLLLFGIGTIIGPTLGGPVMTMAGPYSLFAVTAISHLLITAYAIYRSRLRAAIPVEERENVPTVQSGATPMSTPEILTLDPRATPLPEEDDVEPSAGTTEEAKA; encoded by the coding sequence ATGAGCCGCAACCTTCTGCCCGTAACGGCCCTCCTGATGGGCACGTTGTTTCTATTCCTCGGCAACGGCCTCCATGGCCTTCTCCTTCCGGTACGCGGCACCGCAGAAGGCTATTCCAACGAAGTCCTGGGTCTTCTTGGCACGACCTGGGCAGCGGGTTTTGTTCTGGGCTGCTTCTTTGCACCGAAGCTGGTCATGCGGGTCGGGCATGTGCGCGCCTTTTCCGCTTTCGTATCCATGATTGCAATCATTGCCCTCCTGACAGGGATCATCGTCGATTCAACCTCTTGGGTGGTGCTGCGCATCATCACCGGCTTCTGCACCGCCGGCACCTCGATGATCATCGAAAGCTGGCTGAATGAGCGGGCGACGAACGAGAGCCGCGGCATGATCTTCTCGTTTTACATTTCGATCACGCTGATCGGTGTGGTCGCTGGCCAGATGTTGATCGGCGTCTTTGATACATCGACCACCATCCTCTTCATGATCTGCGGCATCGTCTACTGTCTCGCAATCATGCCGACAACCATGTCAAAGGCGGTCACGCCGCAGCCTTTGAATTCGATCACGCTCGATCTGAAGGGGCTCTATAAGAACTCGCCGGTGTCGTTTATCGGGATCCTGCTGATTGGCATCGCCAACGGAGCCTATGGAACGCTTGGCGCCGTTTTTGGCGCTCGGGCGGGTCTGGATGCCGCAACAATCGCGATCATGCTGTCGATTACCATTTTTGCCGGCGCACTGATGCAATTCCCGGCCGGAAAGATGTCTGATCGTACCGACCGCCGCTATGTTCTGGCCGGGCTCTCTGCCCTTGCCGCCACGGCGGCCCTGATCCTCGTGGCCTTCCAGCCTGGCGATCCGCTTCTGATGATCATTTTCGTGGGCGTCTATGGGGCTGCGGCTAATGCGCTTTATCCGATCGCGGTAGCCCATGCGAACGATTTCGCAAAAGCCGACGAATTCGTCAGAGTGTCAGGCGGACTGCTGCTGCTCTTTGGCATCGGGACCATAATCGGGCCGACGCTCGGCGGTCCCGTGATGACCATGGCCGGCCCCTACTCCCTGTTCGCCGTAACCGCGATATCGCATTTGCTGATCACGGCCTATGCGATCTATCGCAGCCGTCTCAGAGCTGCGATCCCGGTCGAAGAGCGTGAAAATGTGCCGACCGTTCAGTCTGGTGCGACACCCATGAGCACACCGGAAATCCTGACACTGGATCCGCGCGCGACGCCCTTGCCCGAAGAGGACGATGTGGAACCAAGCGCTGGCACGACGGAGGAAGCCAAAGCATGA
- a CDS encoding DUF1192 domain-containing protein, with protein MMLDEENKRRPTAHEIGCDLSAISADELRARIALLNAEISRINDEIVRKELGRKAADNLFGPKV; from the coding sequence ATGATGCTCGACGAGGAAAACAAGCGGAGACCGACCGCTCACGAGATTGGCTGTGACCTTTCTGCAATATCTGCGGACGAATTACGGGCTCGAATTGCGCTCCTCAACGCAGAGATCTCGCGCATCAATGACGAGATTGTGCGCAAAGAATTGGGACGCAAGGCGGCCGACAATTTGTTTGGCCCAAAAGTATAA
- a CDS encoding DUF1465 family protein yields the protein MSELGLNTISFAGRAAASSQFKATYAEGMSLVEETAAYLDGPGRAAAKVLPRMASVLYAAESMRLTTRLMQMASWLLLQRAVNNGEMSRDQVLAEKNKVRLDGFNVDRNAPGWNDLPEAFRDLVERSLRLQNRIAILDREIYRPNDAEIVPDNENSVQAQLNLLRTAFTPS from the coding sequence ATGTCTGAACTCGGGTTGAATACGATCAGCTTTGCTGGCCGCGCCGCTGCATCGAGCCAGTTCAAGGCGACATATGCCGAAGGCATGAGCCTGGTGGAAGAGACGGCCGCCTATCTTGATGGCCCTGGTCGCGCAGCTGCAAAGGTTCTGCCGCGAATGGCGTCGGTTCTTTACGCTGCCGAGTCCATGCGCCTCACCACCCGCCTGATGCAGATGGCTTCCTGGCTGCTGCTCCAGCGCGCCGTCAACAATGGCGAGATGAGCCGCGATCAGGTTCTGGCTGAAAAGAACAAGGTCCGTCTCGACGGGTTCAACGTAGACCGCAACGCGCCGGGCTGGAACGATCTGCCGGAGGCTTTCCGTGATCTGGTCGAGCGCTCGCTGCGCCTGCAGAACCGCATCGCGATCCTCGACCGGGAAATCTATCGTCCGAACGATGCCGAAATTGTACCGGACAACGAAAACAGCGTACAAGCTCAGCTGAACCTGCTGCGCACGGCCTTTACGCCGAGCTGA
- the rpmE gene encoding 50S ribosomal protein L31 translates to MKANIHPDYHMIKVVMTDGTEYETRSTWGSEGAVMNLEIDPTSHPAWTGGNQQLMDRGGRLSKFNKRFGGLGL, encoded by the coding sequence ATGAAGGCCAACATCCATCCCGACTATCACATGATCAAGGTGGTCATGACCGATGGCACCGAATACGAAACCCGTTCGACCTGGGGTTCGGAAGGCGCAGTCATGAACCTCGAAATCGACCCGACGTCTCATCCGGCATGGACTGGTGGCAACCAGCAGCTCATGGACCGTGGTGGTCGTCTGTCGAAGTTCAACAAGCGTTTCGGCGGCCTCGGCCTCTAA
- a CDS encoding ABC transporter transmembrane domain-containing protein translates to MTVEDNKKPQRQRSLKPLAHLLPYLARYRGLVMAALLFLALAAVTTLALPIAIRRMIDHGFNAADRDFINAYFLMLIIMAIVLAVASALRYYYVITIGERVVADLRRDVFDHVTRLSPAFFDVNQSGEIVSRLTADTTQLKSAVGATASLALRNSILCLGAIVMMIYTSPKLSIMVLAAIPVIVFPLVGFGRSVRKRSRTAQDTLAEASSFAGEMIGAARTMQAFNAETTARQHYGSNVEDAYHAARAAIRSRAILTGVAITLVFGSIVAVLWYGAQSVLAGTMSGGTLGQFLLYSVIAGGSMGTLSEVWGELSQASGAAERLNELLDETPGIAAPAKPLKLPLPAKGAVTFDQVEFAYPTRPGKSSLNGLSFSVAPGETVAIVGPSGAGKSTIFSLILRYYDPTKGKVLLDGEDISAVDPKDLRDRLAIVPQDVTIFAASIHENIAFGSPGATRREVEEAARAAQAMEFIQRLEKGFDTEVGERGITLSGGQRQRIAIARAILRNAPLLLLDEATSALDAESETLVQTALDGLMQNRTTIVIAHRLATVLKADRILVLDDGRIAEEGTHQSLIQQGGLYAKLARLQFETGATDFSFAAK, encoded by the coding sequence GTGACTGTGGAAGACAACAAGAAACCGCAAAGGCAGAGGTCGCTGAAGCCGCTTGCCCACCTCTTGCCCTATCTGGCCAGATATCGCGGACTGGTGATGGCCGCCCTGTTGTTCCTGGCACTTGCAGCCGTCACGACCCTCGCCTTGCCGATCGCAATTCGTCGCATGATTGACCATGGCTTCAACGCCGCCGACAGAGATTTCATCAACGCCTATTTTCTGATGCTGATCATCATGGCCATCGTGCTCGCTGTGGCCAGTGCTCTTCGCTACTACTATGTCATCACGATCGGCGAGCGGGTCGTGGCCGATTTGCGCCGCGATGTGTTCGATCACGTCACCCGACTGTCTCCTGCCTTCTTCGACGTGAACCAGTCTGGCGAGATCGTGTCCCGCCTGACAGCAGACACAACCCAGCTCAAATCTGCAGTGGGTGCGACGGCATCTCTGGCCCTGCGCAACTCCATTCTCTGTCTCGGCGCCATCGTCATGATGATCTATACCAGCCCGAAGCTGTCGATCATGGTGCTCGCAGCCATTCCCGTCATTGTCTTTCCCCTGGTGGGATTTGGTCGTTCCGTCAGGAAGCGCTCCCGTACAGCCCAGGACACGCTGGCGGAGGCATCCAGTTTTGCCGGCGAGATGATCGGTGCGGCACGCACCATGCAGGCCTTCAACGCGGAAACGACAGCGCGGCAGCACTACGGCTCGAATGTCGAAGACGCCTATCACGCAGCACGCGCCGCAATCCGCTCCCGCGCCATCCTGACTGGCGTGGCCATCACCCTCGTATTCGGTAGCATCGTCGCCGTCCTCTGGTATGGAGCCCAGAGCGTGCTTGCCGGCACGATGTCGGGTGGAACGCTGGGTCAGTTCCTGCTGTATTCGGTCATTGCCGGTGGTTCCATGGGCACGCTTTCGGAAGTCTGGGGCGAGCTTTCCCAGGCATCCGGTGCTGCAGAACGACTGAACGAACTTCTTGATGAGACGCCGGGAATTGCCGCACCGGCAAAGCCTTTGAAACTGCCCCTTCCGGCAAAGGGTGCGGTCACCTTCGACCAGGTCGAGTTCGCCTATCCAACCCGCCCCGGCAAGTCTTCCCTCAACGGTCTTTCATTCTCCGTAGCCCCCGGCGAGACAGTGGCAATCGTCGGTCCATCCGGGGCTGGCAAAAGCACGATCTTCTCCCTGATCCTTCGCTACTATGATCCGACAAAGGGCAAGGTATTGCTGGATGGCGAGGACATTTCCGCAGTGGATCCGAAAGACCTGCGTGACCGTCTGGCAATCGTGCCGCAGGATGTCACGATCTTTGCTGCCTCCATCCATGAAAACATTGCCTTCGGCTCGCCGGGCGCGACCCGCCGGGAGGTCGAGGAGGCAGCCCGCGCTGCCCAGGCCATGGAATTCATCCAGCGCCTGGAGAAAGGCTTTGACACCGAAGTCGGCGAACGCGGCATCACCCTGTCAGGTGGACAGCGCCAGCGCATTGCCATCGCCCGTGCGATTTTGCGCAACGCACCCTTGCTGCTCCTCGATGAGGCGACCTCGGCGCTCGATGCCGAAAGCGAAACACTTGTTCAAACGGCGCTGGATGGCCTGATGCAGAACCGGACGACAATTGTAATTGCCCATAGACTGGCCACCGTCCTGAAAGCCGATCGCATCCTCGTTCTTGATGATGGACGGATCGCCGAAGAAGGAACGCATCAAAGCCTGATCCAGCAGGGTGGGCTTTACGCCAAACTGGCCCGGCTGCAGTTCGAGACTGGTGCCACCGATTTCTCCTTCGCGGCCAAATAG
- a CDS encoding FAD-binding dehydrogenase, translated as MAEFDVLVIGAGLAGLVAATEVAERGLKVCLLDQEGEQNLGGQAFWSLGGLFMVDSPEQRRMGIRDSHALAVQDWFGSAQFDRPEDFWPRQWAQAYLDFAAGEKRSWLHGHGMRWFPVVGWAERGGRFADGHGNSVPRFHVTWGTGPGVLAPFERKARALAERGQVTFKFRHQVDRLIVTDGQVRGATGVILAPDSAPRGAETNRKPVADFEIFAAATIVSSGGIGGNHDLVRKNWPVQRLGTPPSSMVAGVPAHVDGRMLGIAEAAGGATINNDRMWHYTEGLKNWDPIWRNHGIRILPGPSSFWIDADGNRFAPLAMPGFDTLGTLKAIQATKADYSWFILNKAIIKKEFALSGSEQNPDLTGKDLRLLMKRLGKNPPGPVQAFMDKGEDFVVRDTLEDLIAGMNELTGEHRLSIHHIRAQIEARDREIDNSFSKDAQITAIRGARHYLGDKLMRTAKPHKLLDPKAGPLIGVRLHILTRKSLGGLHTDLQARVLGLDGEPVEGLYGAGEVTGFGGGGMHGYNALEGTFLGGCLFSGRVAGRSVLA; from the coding sequence ATGGCGGAATTTGACGTATTGGTGATTGGCGCAGGGCTGGCAGGGCTTGTCGCGGCTACAGAAGTGGCGGAACGCGGGCTCAAGGTTTGTCTGCTGGATCAGGAGGGCGAACAAAATCTCGGAGGCCAGGCATTCTGGTCTCTGGGTGGCCTGTTCATGGTCGACAGTCCCGAGCAGCGGCGCATGGGTATCCGCGATAGCCACGCGCTTGCCGTCCAGGACTGGTTCGGCTCTGCCCAGTTCGATCGTCCGGAAGATTTCTGGCCGCGCCAATGGGCGCAGGCTTATCTTGATTTTGCTGCTGGAGAGAAACGAAGCTGGCTGCATGGGCATGGCATGCGCTGGTTTCCCGTGGTCGGATGGGCCGAGCGCGGCGGACGGTTTGCTGATGGCCATGGTAACTCCGTTCCCCGATTTCACGTCACCTGGGGGACGGGGCCGGGCGTGCTTGCGCCATTCGAGCGAAAGGCCCGCGCATTGGCCGAACGGGGTCAAGTGACCTTCAAGTTCCGTCATCAGGTTGACCGGTTGATCGTCACGGATGGGCAGGTGCGCGGTGCGACAGGGGTGATACTGGCTCCCGATTCTGCGCCGCGCGGTGCCGAGACGAACCGCAAACCTGTTGCAGATTTCGAGATCTTCGCGGCCGCTACCATCGTTTCGTCCGGTGGTATCGGCGGCAATCATGACCTTGTCCGGAAGAACTGGCCCGTGCAACGACTGGGGACGCCACCGTCTTCTATGGTCGCCGGTGTTCCCGCCCATGTCGACGGCAGGATGCTCGGGATTGCCGAGGCTGCCGGCGGCGCGACGATCAATAATGACCGGATGTGGCATTATACCGAGGGCCTGAAGAACTGGGACCCGATCTGGCGCAATCATGGCATCCGGATCCTTCCCGGTCCTTCGTCTTTCTGGATCGATGCCGATGGCAATCGCTTTGCGCCACTCGCGATGCCAGGTTTCGATACGCTGGGCACCTTGAAGGCCATTCAGGCGACGAAGGCGGATTATTCGTGGTTCATTCTCAACAAGGCAATCATCAAGAAGGAATTCGCGCTTTCAGGTTCGGAGCAGAACCCGGATCTGACGGGAAAAGATCTGCGTTTGCTGATGAAGCGATTGGGCAAGAACCCGCCCGGTCCGGTGCAGGCGTTCATGGACAAAGGCGAGGATTTTGTCGTGCGCGACACGCTTGAAGATCTGATTGCCGGGATGAACGAACTGACGGGTGAGCATCGGCTTAGCATTCATCACATCCGGGCTCAGATCGAGGCGCGGGATCGCGAGATTGACAATTCTTTCTCCAAGGATGCACAGATTACAGCTATCCGCGGTGCGAGACACTATCTTGGCGACAAGCTGATGCGGACGGCCAAACCGCACAAATTGCTTGATCCCAAAGCGGGACCGCTGATCGGCGTGCGCCTGCATATCCTGACCCGCAAGTCGCTTGGTGGCCTCCATACGGATCTGCAGGCCCGTGTGCTCGGTCTGGACGGCGAACCGGTCGAGGGACTTTATGGAGCTGGCGAAGTCACCGGCTTTGGCGGGGGCGGAATGCATGGCTACAACGCACTGGAAGGCACCTTCCTCGGCGGATGCCTGTTTTCCGGACGGGTGGCAGGTCGCTCGGTTCTTGCCTGA
- a CDS encoding peptidoglycan -binding protein: MALARNRRRDRGVDYWPGFVDALSTLLLAIMFLLTVFVIAQFILSREITGKDEVLNRLNSQIAELTELLALEKSGNQDLEDTLAALQSSLSTSESERSRLQQLLDSGAGSADIANERVGRLTQELDAERQVSQRAMSQIELLNQQIAALRAQIAAVEEALQASEARDQDSQAKIADLGRRLNVALAQRVQELNRYRSDFFGRLREILSDRENIRIVGDRFVFQSEVLFPSGSSDLNPAGQAEMAKLAGALLDLAREIPPEINWVLRVDGHTDNVPLSGTGRFADNWELSAARAISVVKFLIDNGVPANRLVAAGFGENQPIAEGEDEAARAQNRRIELKLTER, from the coding sequence ATGGCTCTCGCCCGCAACCGCCGTCGTGATCGGGGAGTAGATTATTGGCCGGGCTTCGTCGATGCCCTGTCGACACTGCTTCTTGCCATCATGTTCCTGCTGACGGTCTTTGTCATTGCACAGTTTATCCTCAGTCGTGAAATCACAGGCAAGGATGAGGTTCTCAATCGCCTCAATAGCCAGATTGCCGAATTGACGGAGCTTCTGGCCCTCGAAAAAAGCGGCAATCAGGATCTGGAGGATACGCTCGCTGCCCTTCAATCCTCGCTTTCGACATCCGAGAGTGAAAGGTCTAGGCTGCAGCAGCTTCTCGACAGTGGTGCGGGCTCGGCTGACATTGCCAATGAGCGCGTCGGTCGTTTGACCCAGGAACTGGATGCCGAACGTCAGGTCAGTCAGAGGGCTATGAGCCAGATCGAGCTCTTGAACCAGCAGATTGCAGCACTCAGGGCCCAGATTGCGGCCGTTGAAGAGGCCCTGCAGGCGTCCGAAGCGCGCGATCAGGACTCACAAGCCAAGATTGCCGATCTCGGACGCCGCTTGAATGTCGCTCTAGCGCAGCGGGTTCAGGAACTGAACCGGTATCGCTCGGATTTCTTCGGGCGCTTGCGCGAGATCCTTTCGGACAGGGAAAACATCCGCATTGTCGGCGACCGCTTCGTCTTCCAGTCTGAAGTGCTTTTCCCGTCAGGGAGCAGTGATCTCAACCCGGCGGGCCAGGCAGAGATGGCAAAGCTTGCCGGTGCGTTGCTGGATCTGGCGCGCGAAATCCCGCCAGAAATCAATTGGGTTCTGCGCGTCGATGGTCATACGGATAATGTGCCGCTTTCTGGCACCGGTCGTTTTGCCGATAACTGGGAGCTTTCGGCAGCGCGGGCCATTTCGGTCGTCAAGTTTCTGATCGACAATGGGGTTCCGGCCAATCGTCTCGTGGCCGCCGGCTTTGGTGAAAACCAGCCAATCGCCGAGGGTGAAGATGAGGCCGCGCGCGCCCAGAACCGTCGAATTGAACTGAAGCTCACCGAACGTTGA
- a CDS encoding flagellar motor protein MotA gives MAKVKLADLEAAETGTGDYGHKLSSPMPFFTTMIIFLIIVGFLAAILYRQAHAAFMTNPGLNGLILGVLIVGIILVFNHVLALRPEVRWFNSFRAAGDNAERVGRDPRLLAPMRALIGGRRSMTISTTALRSILDSIATRLDESRDTSRYLIGLLVFLGLLGTFWGLLGTIASINTVIQSLDPVSSEGNDILQTLKAGLTAPLAGMGTAFSSSLLGLSGSLILGFLDLQAGRAQNRFYTELENWLSSVTTLDSDGVASADASGAIGAEEIQRLVDEIARLAARDNGASGDRSAAAIAGLAEGIQGLVKNMRNEQQMLRDWIEAQQEDARAMRKTLDRLNDKISGSK, from the coding sequence ATGGCAAAAGTGAAACTCGCGGACCTGGAGGCGGCCGAGACCGGGACGGGAGATTACGGGCATAAGCTGTCCAGTCCCATGCCGTTTTTCACGACCATGATCATCTTTCTGATTATTGTCGGTTTTCTGGCAGCGATCCTTTACCGGCAGGCCCATGCGGCCTTCATGACCAATCCGGGTCTCAACGGGCTAATTCTCGGCGTGCTGATCGTCGGAATCATTCTGGTTTTCAACCATGTTCTGGCGCTTCGGCCCGAGGTTCGCTGGTTCAATTCATTCCGCGCCGCTGGTGACAATGCAGAACGGGTCGGTCGCGACCCCCGCCTTCTTGCGCCCATGCGGGCGCTGATCGGCGGTCGTCGGTCCATGACCATTTCGACCACAGCGCTGCGATCCATCCTTGATTCGATCGCAACCCGCCTCGACGAATCACGCGACACATCGCGCTATCTCATCGGTCTACTCGTGTTCCTCGGGCTTCTCGGCACCTTCTGGGGTCTGCTTGGTACGATCGCTTCCATCAATACGGTGATCCAGTCGCTCGACCCGGTATCGAGTGAGGGCAACGACATTCTGCAGACACTGAAGGCTGGCCTGACGGCGCCGCTTGCCGGTATGGGAACGGCTTTTTCATCCTCGCTGCTTGGTCTTTCCGGTTCCCTGATCCTTGGCTTTCTCGATCTTCAGGCGGGCAGGGCCCAGAACCGCTTCTATACAGAACTGGAAAACTGGCTTTCCTCCGTCACCACCCTCGATTCCGACGGTGTGGCCAGTGCCGATGCTTCTGGGGCGATAGGCGCTGAAGAGATACAGCGCCTGGTGGACGAGATCGCACGGCTTGCTGCGCGTGATAACGGAGCTTCGGGAGATCGTTCTGCTGCCGCCATTGCCGGCCTTGCCGAGGGTATTCAGGGGCTCGTCAAGAACATGCGCAACGAGCAGCAGATGCTGCGCGATTGGATTGAAGCACAGCAGGAGGATGCGCGTGCGATGCGCAAGACGCTGGACCGGTTGAATGACAAGATCAGCGGGAGCAAGTAA
- a CDS encoding inositol monophosphatase family protein has product MARSALLNVMVQAALKAGKSLARDFGEVQNLQVSVKGPGDFVSQADFRAEKIVREELLKARPTYGFLGEESEEIKGTDGAHRWIVDPLDGTTNFLHGIPQFAVSIALERNGELVAGVIFNPATDELFTAEKGSGAFLNDRRIRVGARKILSDCVIGCGIPHLGRGHHGKFLIELRHVMGEVAGVRRMGAAALDLAYVAAGRLDGFWEAQLNAWDIAAGLLLIREAGGFVSDAKGGQAMIDTGTVIAGNEYIRKQLEDVLARPIPAA; this is encoded by the coding sequence ATGGCCCGCTCCGCCCTTCTTAATGTCATGGTCCAGGCTGCGCTCAAGGCCGGCAAGTCGCTTGCCCGCGACTTCGGAGAGGTACAGAACCTTCAGGTCTCTGTGAAAGGTCCGGGCGATTTCGTATCCCAGGCCGACTTTCGCGCCGAGAAAATCGTGCGCGAGGAGCTCCTGAAGGCGCGCCCAACCTATGGATTTCTGGGTGAGGAAAGCGAGGAGATCAAGGGGACGGACGGTGCGCATCGCTGGATCGTCGATCCGCTCGATGGCACGACAAACTTCCTGCACGGAATCCCACAGTTTGCAGTTTCCATTGCTCTGGAGCGCAATGGTGAACTGGTCGCCGGCGTCATCTTCAATCCGGCCACGGATGAACTCTTCACTGCCGAAAAGGGCAGTGGCGCCTTTCTGAATGACCGTCGCATCCGCGTTGGCGCCCGCAAGATCTTGTCGGATTGCGTCATTGGTTGCGGTATTCCCCATCTCGGTCGTGGTCATCATGGCAAGTTCCTGATCGAGCTGCGTCATGTCATGGGTGAAGTTGCCGGTGTCCGGCGGATGGGCGCGGCGGCACTTGATCTCGCCTATGTGGCGGCCGGTCGTCTTGATGGTTTCTGGGAAGCCCAGCTGAATGCCTGGGACATCGCCGCAGGCCTTCTCCTGATACGGGAAGCGGGCGGCTTCGTCTCGGATGCCAAGGGTGGGCAGGCCATGATCGACACCGGCACGGTGATCGCTGGAAACGAGTATATTCGCAAACAGCTGGAAGACGTTCTGGCACGCCCCATCCCGGCTGCCTGA